Sequence from the Acidobacteriota bacterium genome:
CCTCCGCGAGCAGAATCTCGGCATCCGCCGGCATGCCCGGCTTCAGTTCAAAGGACGGGTTCGGGACGTCGACCTTGATGCGGTACACGAGCTTCACCCGCTCCTTCTGCGTCTGCACGTTCTTCGGCGTGAACTCCGCCTCTGACGCGAGGAACGAGACCACGCCGTCGTAGACCTTGTCAGGATAGGTGTCGGTCGTGAGGCGCGCGCGCTGCCCGACCTTCACCCGACCCAGATCCGGCTGGTCGATGTAGGCGCGGAGCCAGACGTCGGCGAGCGCCCCAATCGTCACCACCGGTGTACCGGGGCTGACGTATTCACCGGGCTCGACGTGTTCGGACAGGACGATCCCTGAAATCGGCGCGACGAGCATCGCGTCGTCGAGTCGCGTCTGCGACAGGCCGAGCGCCTGCCTCGCGCGTTCGAGCCGTGCGCGGGCCTGCGCAATGCGCTCGTGCCGCGGCCCCTTGCGGAGCAGGGTGAGCCGTTCTTCGGCGTCTCGAACGAGCGCCCGCGCCACCTCCAGCGCGGCCTGCGCGGCCTCCCGCTCCCGTGCCGACACGATGTCCTGTTCGTAGAGGGCCGCCTGGCGCGCTGCCTCGGCGCGCCAGCGTTCCTCTTCGGCTCGGGCCCGTGCCAGGGCGGCTTCACCTTGGGAGATCTCCTCGGGCCGTGAGCCGGCCTCGAGCTCCGCGAGATCCGCGGCGGCGCCGTGGACCTCCGCTTGCTGCAGCGCGACCTGCTGGGCCAACTCGACGCGATCGAGGCGCGCGACGGTCTGGCCGGCCTGCACCACGGCGCCTTCCGACACCAGCCTCGCTTCGACCCGGCCGCCGGTCTTGAAACTGGCACGTGCTTCAGTGACCTCGATGTTGCCCGAGACCACGAGGCGATCGACCGGTGGCGTCGGCTGCCACCTGGCGTAGAACACCGCGGCCGCTCCGACGACCACCACCGCCACGAGCGCCAACAGCCGTTTCTTCATGGCTCTTCCTCGTTCCCTCTCAACGGGTCTAACCGTCTAGCGATCTGCGCGGGCACCCTGCTGCCCCCCGGAACCGGGGACGCTGGCGCGTGTGCTGGCGGCGGACCCGAAGTCGATGGTCAAGCCTCCATACACGCGATGGGCATACCGCGTATCCGAACCCACGAACGCTGGCGCGTCGCTCGTGCCATCCACCGCGAACAACCGGTAGTCGCCGCGGAGGCCCCACCGCCCGAACGAGACCTTGAGACCGCCGCCGACATTTCCCGCCAGGTAGTGGCCGTCGTCCACGAGGCCGAAGTCGGCTCGGCTGAAGAGCGTCACGCCGCCGAGGCCACCGGTGACATACGGCACAACGGCGCGGTCCCGCCCGCGCAAGTGCGCCACGAGGTTCGCGTTATACAGGACCGTGGACGGCGTCGTCCCTGAATGCTGTGCACCGCTGGCGAACCGCACCTCCTGGTCGCGGCCGATGCCACCCGACAGCTCGCCTTCAATCGCAAACACACGGCTGAACGCGTAGGAAAACGCGCCACCGAGCGTGTAGTCATCGAAATCGGCGGTGGCCGCGCCGGTGCCACCGGTCGCAATCAGGCTGCCCGCAGGGAAGAAAGTGACCTCCCACGGACTCTTCTGGGATTGAGCCTCGGCTGATGTCGCGACGACCAGCCCGGCGAGTGCAAGCACGAACAATGGCACACGTGTCATGAGACCTCCTCGCGTGCGAACACGCACGCATGTGAACGTTAATTCACTTCAATCGCAAAATTTTTTTTGACGCATTGGGGAGACACCCGCCACACTCTCTGCTCCAGCGCCTGACGCGTCCTCCGTCACGCGCATGAACACCTGTGTGCGGCGCTTCACACCCAGCGGCGTCGTCAAGATGGTTGTCACCGTCAGCATGCGTCCACCCTCATCGAGTTGCCACCCCTCCTCGAATGGCACGCTGCGTGTGAGAAACCCCTGCTTCACGGCCACATGGCCGTTCACCACGAGCACCCCATCCCGCCACTCGGCACGTCCTCTCATCAATCCCCCGCCAGGCACCTGATGTTCAACCGTGTCGGCTGAGAACGGCATGGCGCGCAGAAGCACCGGGGGGGTCCCGAGGCGGCGCACGGTCAGGTCCGCGGCCGTGTAGTCCACTTGGACCGTGACACTGGCGCCGCCGTCCGCCTTTCCATCAAGCGCGCGTACGGCCTGCTCGGGCATGTCGCCGGCCGTCTCATGCAGTCGCCAGACTCCCGAGAGCGTTCGCGGTGCCTCTTGCTGTGCGGTATCGGCCGCGATGTTGGCCCCGGCCAGTGTCAGTAGGAGGCCCAGCAGACCCAGACTCGCCTGCCGACCTTCCGACCAGGCGGACCACAGCGCCCGACGTTCCTGCGCACATCCCAATCCATTCCTGTTCACTCGCATCGTGGACACGCCCCTCGTCGTACAAATCTTCCGTCCTGCGTCCGGCCCAGAAAGCCTTCGGTGACGAGTATGGTCAGGACGTCGCAACACACCCGCAGTTCGAGCCCGAGTAGCCGAGCCGCCTGGGCCTCCGTCAATCGCAACCCGGGCATTTCGCGATACTCCCCCCGCACCCGTTGACATGCCGACGCATGGTCCACCCTGCTCCGTGCTCGTTCGGGGTGCGACGGGCGGGCGTCCTCCCGTTCCATGACCCGCTCACCGCTGATGACCATGGCCGCCGACCAGGGGCGCTTCGTGTACTGCCGCAGGGGAGCTGCTCGCGCCGAGCAGCGCTTCGACGTAGTGGAGGTAGTCCACATACGCCGCGACATAGGCTCGCCCGGCGGCGACGTCGTGGTCGGCTCTTGCCTTGGCGTCACGCGCACGAACGAAGCGGTCGCGAATACCCTGGGTGACATGCGCAGAAACGGAGTCGATGACCTCGTTCGGCGCATCGGTCCTCAGCGACCGATCGACGGCGGCGACAAACGGCTCGATGTGCCCGGCCGGTTTCAGCCCATCAAACGGCGCGCCTTCGCCAGCGCGGTGCACCCGCACCAACGTCTCGAAGAACCACGTCTCCGCGAGCGCCTTAGCCTCTCCCCCGTTCGCCCCCACCGCCACCGCACGATCGAACGCAGCCCGAATATCCGCCTCGTGCTCAGCCGGCACCCATCGAAGCACGAGGGACACGTCATTCCTTTCAAACGCGGTCCTGGCCGCGATGACCACCGGACCATCAAGCGCGTCGCAGTGGGCGGAGGCCACGTACGGGTGCAGAATGACCATTGCGAGGACGAATGTCACCGACAGTAGAGACTTGGACACAGACAACTCCTCCTCCTTTCAATTACGGCCCGCAGTCGCAACCGCGCGGCGATGTGACTACACATTCACATACGACGCAAAAAAAGGGGCCGTGGTTCACCGCGCCCGAATCGCTTCCGCGAAGATCTCCCACGCCCGTTCCGCATGAGCCGCCGCGTCGAACCGTCCGTCGCTCATGTGCGACAGGATGGCCGCAGGCTGAATGAGCCCCAAGAACATCACTGCCACGGTTCCTGGATCGAGGTCCTGCCGGATTCGGCCCTCGCGTTGGCCCGCTCTGACGATGTCGGCGACCCTGCCGAGATACGCCTCGATGGTCCTGAACACAGCTCGTCGTCGGCCAGGGCGTCCATCGTATACCTGCTCCGAGAAGATGATGCGTGGAAGGGCCTGATTCTCGACGATGAACTGGACATGACGCCTGAGGAGCAGCCGCAACTGCTCGAACGGATCGGCAACGGTGTCCGTCACCACCCGAACGTTTTCGAGGAGACGCTCTCGCACGAGCCCCATGACCGTGTCCACGATGGCATCTTTGCTCGGGAAATGGCGGTACAGCGCGGACGGCACGACGCCCACCAGGCGTGCGACCCGCGCGATGTTCAGACGGCTGAGCCCATGCCGCGCCACCGCCGCCAGCGCGGCCTCCGCGATCTGCACTCGCCGAATCTCCGTCCCGAGCTTCTGTGACATTGCGAACGACCATTCACAATGTAGCGGACGCCATCGGGTGTGTCAAGCCCTTCGAGAGTTGGCCCTCCCAGAGTTGGCATTCACGTGCACGATTTCGTGGCCGCTCGGGGTGACAGTTGCGGGAGTCGGACACAGAGGATGGCCGCGAGCGGGCTGGGTGCGGCGCACTCAGCAACGAGTTGGGCTGCCAGAACCCCTTCGCCTGGAGGACGAGTTCAGGTCGGCTGACCGACCCCAGCCGCCCGCAGCTCCGCCTCATCTGGTCCCCGTCCCGAGCAGCAGTCGGCGAGCTTGCCGTCGATCATCACGGCGGGAACCGACCGGACGCCCAGGCTCTTGGCCAGCTTGGCGACGGCGGCATCCCACATGTCGAGTACGCTCACCTCGCAGGACGAACACGCGATGCGACTGACCAGCTGAACGCTCTCCTCGCAGGCGGGGCATCCCGCGGTGAACACCTCGATCTTCCTCTTAGTAGCCATGTCACACCTTCCCTATCGTACGTTCGTTCTTTCCCTGCCGGCTCTTGCTGAACGCATCGCGGTCAGAGGGCCGGCGTTGCTGTTCGACTTCGGCCACGCGTTCCACACCGACGCGGCGACGAGCAGGCCGATACCGCTGTACATGACGACGTTGGAATCGAAGGCGAACTTCCCGACGAGGACCAACGTGGCCCCCACCAGCCCCGCGGCACACGGGCCGAATTCCCTTCGCGTCTGCGCGCGGAACGCGAGCGCCCCCACAGCGAGTATCAGGAACGCGGCCGTCAACGGGAAGAGGTAGGTCGTTGTGATCAGGAAGCCCAGGCCCACCGAAGAGAGCAGACCGGCATATGCAGGCCAGCAGGCCGGACAGGCGAGCTTCGGGAGAACCGCGACCGCGACCCCTGGGAGGGTCGCCAGGGAACTTCGCGAACCTGAGGACGAACGCGCAGGAGCTGACGGCTCGGCGCTGCTGACGCGCAAGACCTGGGCGACCTGCTCGGCGGATGGCGCGCCGTCGAACCCGCCGAAGCCCCTATGGTACAGGCGGCAACTCGATCCTCCATCGCGCGGCACTGCACCTACCAGATCCCGCCCATCCACGAGGACCGTCGGTGAACCGTACACGCGCGCGTAGGCCGGGCTCTCGGGCGACGTTCGATCCCACTCCGTCCACGAAGGTTGGAGTCCGACCAGGTTGAAGCCCTCGAGCAACGCCCTCCTTGCGTGCTGCACGTTTGGACAGTCTGTATCGTAGATCAGCTCGACGCGCGTCATCGCTCTTCACCCTCACAATCGAGGGCCTCCAGAATCGGGCACTCGCCTACAGACCCGCGCCCGGAGCACTCGCGGATGAGCTTTGTGAGAGCTATCCGCATTGCCTGGAGGGTCCTCATCTTGTCGTCGATGTCCCGCACCTTGGTCGCGGCGCGCTCGCGAACATCGGCGCACGGCGTCAGGGGCGCCGCGCGCAGCGAGAGCAGTTCCTTGATCTCCTCCAGCGTGAATCCGAGCTCCTGCGCGCGCCTGATGAAGCGCACCCGGAGCACGGCATCCGCCGGGTACGCCCGGTAGTTCGCCTCCGTGCGGAGGGGCCTGGGCAAGAGCCCTCGGCGCTCGTAGTAATGGATCGTCTGTACGTTCACGCATGCCTGCGTGGCGACTGCACCGACTCTCAGAACTGTCATTACTAATCTCTTCGCATCAATCTACAGCCTATACCTAGGTACAGGGTCAACGGCTCGTGCGGGGCGTATTCGTGAGGACCGCCAACGAAGGAACCAGAATCGGAGGATTGCGCGCACAACATCGACGCCGACCCGAACCCGGGGTAACCTGATGACAGAATCACCGCGGCCTTCTTGACGATCGTCGACGTGAACGCGACGAATGCGCGCGCGATCGCGGCGACGGCGGCGTTGGGGTGCTGCCCGGCGCGGTTGGTCGACGAAGGCGCTTGCACAAGCAGACCTGCGGCTTCCGCGCCAGATCTCGAATCAGTGTCGGCAGCGTGCCGGGTGCGGCTCTGAACGTCGGCCGTATCGCAGATCCCGAGTTCATACTGTCCAGGCTGCCATACAGAGTCCCGCGATGAACCCGAACAGCCAGCACGAAGTGCCACACCCCGTCGTGAAGGAGTACTCCCGACTCGCAGAGGTGTACGACGAGAAGTGGTCTTTCTACGTAGAAGCCACGACACGGGAGACGATGAGACGACTCAGTGTGCGGCCGACAGACCGGCTGCTCGATGTTGGTTGTGGCACCGGCGCTCTGCTTCACCATCTGTCGTCGACTCACCCAGTCACACAGTTGGCCGGCGTTGATCCCGTGCCGGAGATGCTGACCATTGCGCGTCGTAAGCTCTCGCCATCGATCGAGCTTCGTCAAGGATGGGCAGAGTACCTCCCATTTGAGGCCGACACGTTCGATGTTGTGGTGTCATGTAACATGTTCCACTACATCCGCGAGCCAATCGCCACGCTGCACGAGATGAGACGGGTGCTACGCCCAGGCGGTCAGCTCGTCATCACTGACTGGTGCGATGACTACTGGGCTTGTCGAGTCGTTGATCTGTACTTGCGTCTGTTCAGTCACGCACACTTCAAGACCTATCGCGAGCGGGAGTGTTTTCAGCTGCTCAGGAAGGCCGGTCACGGCATCGTGGACATCGACCGCTACAGAATTAATTGGCTGTGGGGAATGATGACAGCCAGAGCGACGAACGACGCAACACAGCGCGCATGACGGGCCGAACGTCTCGGCGATTCTGCGCGACGACTCGTGGCACACGATCACCCCGGTTCGGTGCGCACAGACTCTGAGAACAGGCCTGTGCACCACGTACACGACGACTCACAGGCCAACTGGCTCTGCCCCTGAGGAACGCCGTCAGCTTCGAGCTCGAGGGTCGGTCGAGACACGTCCCTGTCGACGAAGGTCGGCGGGCCGGTCCGACGAGCGTTGCGTGGTCGCACGTTCCTCGGTGACCGGCACCGGCGCCTCGGGCACCAGCTACTTCTTCTTCGGTGCCGGACCGAGCTCGATCGTTACCGCCCGCATCCGGTCTTCGTCCTGTACCTTCTCGGTGACGGCTGTCACGACTACCCTCATGCCCTTCTGAATGTCTTCAACGGAGACCGGCCTCTTGTTTCGCAGCACCTTCGTACTGGCCGTGATGTACACGGTCGCTTCGTCGCCCTTCCTGTCCTCGAACATCACGTGATCCGAGGCGACCATGGTGACCGTCCCCATCATCTTGTGTTCATGGCCGGAATGGGCAGACGCCCGATCGCCACCGACGGCCAAGAGCGACAGCGCGAAGAGCACGACACTGATTGGTCGAGTCATGTGGATTCTCCTTGAACCTTGGGGAGCGGCACTTCCCGGCAACTGCCGGTACGGGGCCTGTCGCTCCCTCTGTGACACGCCCCCTCGAGATTGGCGAACAGCCCGCTCGGACTCGTGGAATCCGGTGTCGCGTCAGTCGCGACGTCCGGTGCCTCGGTTGGACGCCGGAGGGTCGGTCGGCAGCTCCTCTCCCTCCAGGAACCGCCGCAGGTCCTCCTCTTCACGGAGCTGTCTGGTGCTCCTCGGATTGAGATCGTCCATCCGCGCAAGGTCCTCTGGGGTCAGCGAGGCCAGGCGACGAATGAAGTGCACCAGACCCCAACTGGCCTGCGCGCCTTCCGGCGTCCCCGTGCTCCATGCCGGCATTCCCGTAAGGCGAATGCCGTGCTCGATGATCGAGAACAGCTCGCCGTCGGTGAGCTCCTGTGTGCGCACCCCACGCATGTCGGGCGCGCGGGGATAGAGGTTTCGACCTATCGGCGTGTTACCACTCCCGTTGTT
This genomic interval carries:
- a CDS encoding thioredoxin family protein, which gives rise to MATKRKIEVFTAGCPACEESVQLVSRIACSSCEVSVLDMWDAAVAKLAKSLGVRSVPAVMIDGKLADCCSGRGPDEAELRAAGVGQPT
- a CDS encoding TetR/AcrR family transcriptional regulator, which codes for MSQKLGTEIRRVQIAEAALAAVARHGLSRLNIARVARLVGVVPSALYRHFPSKDAIVDTVMGLVRERLLENVRVVTDTVADPFEQLRLLLRRHVQFIVENQALPRIIFSEQVYDGRPGRRRAVFRTIEAYLGRVADIVRAGQREGRIRQDLDPGTVAVMFLGLIQPAAILSHMSDGRFDAAAHAERAWEIFAEAIRAR
- a CDS encoding HlyD family efflux transporter periplasmic adaptor subunit; this translates as MKKRLLALVAVVVVGAAAVFYARWQPTPPVDRLVVSGNIEVTEARASFKTGGRVEARLVSEGAVVQAGQTVARLDRVELAQQVALQQAEVHGAAADLAELEAGSRPEEISQGEAALARARAEEERWRAEAARQAALYEQDIVSAREREAAQAALEVARALVRDAEERLTLLRKGPRHERIAQARARLERARQALGLSQTRLDDAMLVAPISGIVLSEHVEPGEYVSPGTPVVTIGALADVWLRAYIDQPDLGRVKVGQRARLTTDTYPDKVYDGVVSFLASEAEFTPKNVQTQKERVKLVYRIKVDVPNPSFELKPGMPADAEILLAEAPRASR
- a CDS encoding heavy metal-responsive transcriptional regulator, giving the protein MTVLRVGAVATQACVNVQTIHYYERRGLLPRPLRTEANYRAYPADAVLRVRFIRRAQELGFTLEEIKELLSLRAAPLTPCADVRERAATKVRDIDDKMRTLQAMRIALTKLIRECSGRGSVGECPILEALDCEGEER
- a CDS encoding methyltransferase domain-containing protein — its product is MNPNSQHEVPHPVVKEYSRLAEVYDEKWSFYVEATTRETMRRLSVRPTDRLLDVGCGTGALLHHLSSTHPVTQLAGVDPVPEMLTIARRKLSPSIELRQGWAEYLPFEADTFDVVVSCNMFHYIREPIATLHEMRRVLRPGGQLVITDWCDDYWACRVVDLYLRLFSHAHFKTYRERECFQLLRKAGHGIVDIDRYRINWLWGMMTARATNDATQRA
- a CDS encoding c-type cytochrome, translated to MKAVLRALLILVGLGALIGAIAGYSIVRRGLSARAQPSAVEQGIAMGMRRLATPATVRNQVNPVPFTEAVANDALEHFADHCAVCHANNGSGNTPIGRNLYPRAPDMRGVRTQELTDGELFSIIEHGIRLTGMPAWSTGTPEGAQASWGLVHFIRRLASLTPEDLARMDDLNPRSTRQLREEEDLRRFLEGEELPTDPPASNRGTGRRD